In Candidatus Neomarinimicrobiota bacterium, one DNA window encodes the following:
- the mazG gene encoding nucleoside triphosphate pyrophosphohydrolase, producing the protein MVEAFKTSPEFELRRLIDIVSKLRSPEGCPWDIEQTPESMIPYLLEEAYEVVESIEDGKQEDILTELGDLLLHIVMQAQMAEEENKFELRDSIHSINEKLIRRHPHVFGDDNRKTKRLEDAKEKWEKAKKSEGRKSWIDGVPKNLPGLIRAQRVQEKASTVGFDWDDVAPALAKSHEEIDELLEVWLEGNHERSREEFGDVLFSIVNVGRLMNLDSETSMRQAIDKFDARFRALEKVFDDEKRDIEAATLEEMDEVWDRIKHSISFRK; encoded by the coding sequence ATGGTGGAAGCATTCAAGACCTCCCCTGAGTTTGAACTCCGACGTCTCATCGATATCGTATCCAAACTTCGTAGTCCTGAGGGTTGTCCCTGGGATATTGAGCAAACTCCAGAAAGTATGATCCCTTATCTCCTTGAAGAGGCGTATGAAGTTGTGGAGAGTATTGAGGATGGTAAACAAGAGGATATACTGACGGAGCTTGGAGACCTGCTATTGCATATTGTCATGCAGGCTCAAATGGCAGAAGAGGAAAATAAGTTTGAGCTCCGCGACTCAATACATTCAATTAATGAAAAACTTATTCGACGCCACCCCCATGTTTTTGGTGATGACAATAGAAAAACCAAACGACTTGAAGATGCCAAGGAAAAATGGGAGAAGGCCAAAAAAAGTGAGGGTCGAAAAAGTTGGATTGATGGGGTTCCGAAAAACTTGCCAGGATTAATTCGGGCACAGCGTGTACAGGAGAAAGCCTCAACAGTTGGATTCGATTGGGATGATGTTGCTCCTGCGTTGGCAAAATCCCATGAAGAAATTGATGAATTGTTAGAAGTATGGCTTGAAGGAAACCATGAACGATCCAGGGAAGAATTTGGTGATGTCCTCTTTAGTATAGTTAATGTGGGTCGATTGATGAATCTGGATAGTGAAACTTCAATGCGCCAGGCAATTGATAAATTTGATGCCAGGTTTCGTGCGCTTGAAAAAGTATTTGATGATGAAAAGCGGGATATAGAAGCTGCCACTCTGGAAGAAATGGATGAAGTTTGGGATCGGATAAAACATAGTATAAGCTTTCGCAAATAG